The DNA sequence CACTGCTCCATATTTTTTTAATTTCCTCAGGCATCCTCCCTACAAGAGAACCACCCCTGAGAGGTTCCATAATAATAACCCCCAGGCCCTTTGAAGCGGCGTATTCAAGTCCTTCCTTCCCTGCCTGGACATTTTCATCAATATAATTATACTGTATCTGACAGAAATCCCACGGGTAATCATCCACTATCTTTTTAAAATCTTCCTTATCCCCATGATATGAAAAACCTACATATACCAATCTTCCATCCTTTTTAGCCTTCGCGAAAAACTCGACTATACCCAGTTCTTTCAATCTGTTCCAGCCGGCTATATCATTCAGGGCATGGACAAGATAATAGTCAATGCGATCAGTTTGAAGCTTTCTTAACTGATTCTCCAGTATAGAATCCATATCTTTTTGAGAATGCACAAGATAAGGCGGAAGCTTTGTAGCTATTTTAACCCTATCCCTGTATCCCTTTGACAATACCTTACCGAGTATAGTTTCACTCTTCCCTGCATGATAGACATATGCTGTATCAAAGTAATTTACACCCTGCTCAATAGCCTGGATAATTTGTCTTTCTGTGCGTTCTTCATCAATTCTCCCATTCTTTTGAGGATAACGCATGCAGCCAAACCCGAGTATGGATAACTTATCCCCTGTTTTCCCCATTTCACGGTATAACATAAAATCCCCCTTCAGTCTATATCGACTAGTCAGTCTACTATTTATAAAAAAATTAATTCTTAATGCTTTTCCAGAGGAAACTGAAGGTTTCTTCAACAAAATCTTTGTCTTCCAACAGCTCCCTATTGTTAATGAAATAATTAATATTGGACATCATCATGGCGGAAGTAATGCTCAGCAGATAATTCTCTGGAACCTTCTTTATGATTTCCGCCTCCATACCTTCTCTGAAAATATCCATCAATACCTCAAACTTACTCTTGCCTTCAGTCCTGGTGGCATCATATATGTGGACTGAACTGCTGAATTGCTGAAAAAACAGGAATTCATCGGTAAATTCCATACCCCATTCCAGAAAGTTCACATATATGCGTTTTACTTTTCTTATATAGGTTTTTTCCTCGTTTACACCGGAAATTGTCCTGTTTATCATGGATTCTTTGCACTTCAGGTACAAACTGTTGATCAGTTCTTCCTTTGTTTTAAAATAATGAAAGAGCGTTCCAATGGCTACACCTGCTTCCTTTGCTATTTGTGAAGTAGGCGTTTTGTCAAATCCATTTTTATTGAAAAGCTTAATGGCTGCTTCATAAATCTGATCCTTCTTATTCATTACATAATCACCAATTATATTTTAAATTATTTCGACTGATTAGTCAATATAATATTTGAAGTATATCCCAATAATATTATTGTACAATATTGTGAGGAAAAACGATAGGAAAATAATTTTATCTACTTGACATTATATCGTAATAATAATAAAATAACATATGTTATATAACATATGTTATTTTATTATTATTTTTGTAAGGAGAAAAAATGCCACCGAGAATAATATTCACCAAAGAACAAATAACCGATGAAGCTTTTGAAATTTTCAAGGAAGAAGGCTTAGAGAGTGTATCGGTCAGAAAACTAGCAGCAAAACTAAACAGTTCAACTGCTCCGATCTACACAAGCTTCAAAAACATTGAAGAAATAAAAAAACACCTGCTTGAAAAATCTCTTGCTATCCTTTTAAATTATACAGAAAAAGAGTATACAAAAGATGCTTTCCTGAATATCGGAGTTGGAATGCTGGAGTTTGCAAAAAATTATAAGATTATTTACAAAACACTCTTTATTAGTAGTAATGATCATCAATATATTCTTGATGAATTTAATAAAAAGAACCTTGAGCAGATGAAAAAACTGAAAATTCTCAGTTTGTTTGATGAGCAGGATTTAAAGCATATTCTAGAGAAAATGTGCATTTTTACACATGGTATTGCTTCATTCCTGTGTGCCGGAATGCTTGAAGAAGATTCTCTGGAATACTTTATAAATACGCTGAGTGAAATGGGCGCTGATGTTATAGAGATTACAGCTTATAGGAAGGGCCTTCTTGAAAAACTTACAAATGCTTTAGAGGAGGGGTGTAGAATTGAAAAAAATAACTATTCTGAATGGAATTACAGATGAAAAATATATAAACTTTGAAGATGCACTGGAAAAGATAAATGAAAGGAACCAGAGAAAATTTAGCTGCGAATGCTTTACACTACGCAAAATAAATATCAATTACTGCTGCGGCTGCTGGAACTGCTGGGTTAAGACCCCCGGAGAGTGTACACAAAAGGATGAAATGCCCAAGATTCTAAGAAGTATAATCAATTCAGACCTGACTGTGTTCATATCACCTATCCTTATGGGTTTTAGCAGTTCATACCTCAAAAAAGCAACTGATAAGCTCCTTCCCTTGCTCCATCCCTATATCGGTATTTATGAAAATGAATGCCATCACAAGGAAAGATATGACAGATATCCCAAATTAGGACTTATGTTACTTGATGATAAAACAAATGCTCTGAGTGATTTAAGCATAATTACGGATATTTACAAAAGAATATCTGTCAACATGAGATCTGAGCTTGCATTTACTTGTATATCGGCTGGAAATGTGGAGGTGTTGGAAAATGAAATTAACCGTGTTTAACGGCTCCCCAAGGGGAAAGAACAGTAATTCCGCCATTATTGCAAAATGGCTATTGGAAAACTCATGCGATTTCCCGGATGTAACAACTGAAGTAGTTTACCTGAACAAGCCGGAGAATCATGAAAATCAAGCAAAGATAGCTCAAGACTCAGATATCATCCTGTTTGTATTCCCTCTATACTTCGATTGTATGCCTGGTATAGTTAAAGCATTTATAGAAAAGCTCCAGCCCTTCTCAGGTGCATTGAAGGAAAAAAAACTGGGGTTCATCGTTCATTCCGGGTTTCCGGAAGCTATTCATTCAAGGTGTTTGGAAAAGTATCTGGTATGGCTTGCAGGAGAACTGGGTACCGGCTATATCGGGACAGTCATAATGGGAGGCAGCGAAGGGATAAGGATCATGCCGGAATCTATGACTAAGAAAAAAAGAAAACTGTTTAGTGGACTAGGTGATAAATTGCTTAGAGAAAGT is a window from the Clostridia bacterium genome containing:
- a CDS encoding NAD(P)H-dependent oxidoreductase, coding for MKLTVFNGSPRGKNSNSAIIAKWLLENSCDFPDVTTEVVYLNKPENHENQAKIAQDSDIILFVFPLYFDCMPGIVKAFIEKLQPFSGALKEKKLGFIVHSGFPEAIHSRCLEKYLVWLAGELGTGYIGTVIMGGSEGIRIMPESMTKKKRKLFSGLGDKLLRESVFDTQIVSELAKPERLSKTSILIYKILAKIGISNFYWNGMLKKNGAYKARFAKPYIN
- a CDS encoding TetR family transcriptional regulator, giving the protein MPPRIIFTKEQITDEAFEIFKEEGLESVSVRKLAAKLNSSTAPIYTSFKNIEEIKKHLLEKSLAILLNYTEKEYTKDAFLNIGVGMLEFAKNYKIIYKTLFISSNDHQYILDEFNKKNLEQMKKLKILSLFDEQDLKHILEKMCIFTHGIASFLCAGMLEEDSLEYFINTLSEMGADVIEITAYRKGLLEKLTNALEEGCRIEKNNYSEWNYR
- a CDS encoding TetR/AcrR family transcriptional regulator, whose amino-acid sequence is MNKKDQIYEAAIKLFNKNGFDKTPTSQIAKEAGVAIGTLFHYFKTKEELINSLYLKCKESMINRTISGVNEEKTYIRKVKRIYVNFLEWGMEFTDEFLFFQQFSSSVHIYDATRTEGKSKFEVLMDIFREGMEAEIIKKVPENYLLSITSAMMMSNINYFINNRELLEDKDFVEETFSFLWKSIKN
- a CDS encoding aldo/keto reductase, translated to MLYREMGKTGDKLSILGFGCMRYPQKNGRIDEERTERQIIQAIEQGVNYFDTAYVYHAGKSETILGKVLSKGYRDRVKIATKLPPYLVHSQKDMDSILENQLRKLQTDRIDYYLVHALNDIAGWNRLKELGIVEFFAKAKKDGRLVYVGFSYHGDKEDFKKIVDDYPWDFCQIQYNYIDENVQAGKEGLEYAASKGLGVIIMEPLRGGSLVGRMPEEIKKIWSSASVQRTPAEWALRWIWNHPQAAVVLSGMNEESHIEENIRIAGEAYAGSLTDEELMLYGKVKQEYSRLMRVGCTGCGYCMPCPAGVDIPLCFNYYNSKHLFKEKHSNFQYMAFTSGLSGGKPSNASLCINCGKCEKACPQHIEIRQKLKELSKDMEKPVMKPVLWILRKYLAIRNKLARRKT
- a CDS encoding NAD(P)H-dependent oxidoreductase, which codes for MKKITILNGITDEKYINFEDALEKINERNQRKFSCECFTLRKININYCCGCWNCWVKTPGECTQKDEMPKILRSIINSDLTVFISPILMGFSSSYLKKATDKLLPLLHPYIGIYENECHHKERYDRYPKLGLMLLDDKTNALSDLSIITDIYKRISVNMRSELAFTCISAGNVEVLENEINRV